A part of uncultured Campylobacter sp. genomic DNA contains:
- a CDS encoding DNA adenine methylase, which yields MSFSNNMNNTPEKWGGGGVNKPLHAPFAWIGGKSKLAAQIIPLMAPHQKYIEVFGGALSVFYRKEPSKIEILNDINGDLINLHRIIQTRPQSLNSCLNGLLRSREIFYAIKHRTIKPRNKIEAAAFFYFQIAASFGAKGEHFAMPKGRGAKNIYRDFRVYSRRLRRATIENLSYEKLIKEYDSEDSLFYLDPPYVGTENYYKTAGGFSRQDHQALAEILRGIKGKFMLSYNDCEPIRDLYRGFNMKELKISYSLNNAAERKSSSELLIMNY from the coding sequence ATGAGTTTTTCAAATAATATGAATAACACCCCCGAAAAATGGGGGGGGGGGGGGGTAAATAAACCCCTTCACGCTCCCTTTGCCTGGATAGGCGGCAAGAGCAAACTTGCGGCGCAAATCATACCCCTAATGGCTCCGCATCAAAAATATATTGAGGTATTCGGCGGGGCCCTATCGGTTTTTTACCGAAAGGAGCCAAGTAAAATTGAAATTTTAAACGATATAAACGGCGACCTCATAAACCTACACCGAATAATCCAAACTAGACCGCAGAGCTTAAACTCGTGTCTTAACGGGCTCTTAAGAAGCAGGGAGATCTTTTATGCTATCAAGCACAGAACCATTAAGCCGCGCAATAAGATAGAAGCGGCGGCGTTTTTCTACTTCCAAATTGCGGCAAGCTTTGGCGCAAAGGGCGAGCACTTCGCTATGCCAAAAGGTCGTGGCGCTAAGAATATATATAGAGATTTTCGCGTTTATTCACGCAGACTTAGACGAGCCACGATCGAAAATTTAAGCTACGAGAAGCTTATAAAAGAATATGATAGCGAAGATAGCCTCTTTTACTTAGATCCGCCGTATGTCGGCACTGAAAATTATTACAAAACGGCAGGCGGATTTAGTAGGCAAGATCACCAAGCTTTGGCTGAAATTTTACGAGGTATCAAAGGCAAATTTATGCTTAGCTACAACGATTGCGAGCCTATCCGCGATCTTTACCGGGGCTTTAATATGAAAGAGCTAAAGATTAGCTATAGCCTCAATAATGCAGCAGAGCGAAAGAGCAGCAGCGAGCTTTTGATTATGAATTATTGA
- a CDS encoding tail protein X, translating into MNMIYKAKDGERLDQIVYRHYGHLRYFESVLELNPKLEVVLKAGDSVTLPELSEEKIPQKQATLW; encoded by the coding sequence ATAAATATGATTTATAAAGCAAAGGACGGTGAGCGATTGGATCAGATCGTTTATAGGCATTACGGGCATTTAAGGTATTTTGAAAGTGTGCTGGAGCTCAATCCAAAGCTAGAGGTCGTTTTAAAGGCGGGCGATAGCGTAACCCTGCCGGAATTGAGCGAAGAAAAAATACCGCAAAAGCAGGCCACATTATGGTGA
- a CDS encoding phage tail protein gives MANIKEEKTWEEGIYQLEVTDPVVGGIDGISNKQAKQLANRTSYLKKQVEDNKSGADLALATKRDVDDSYSKTEVDKKFTSVGTTIAEKLDKEGTAADSAKLGGLAADKYALKSEASDGLKIGSYLLWSSDRTTPAGFLPCDGRRLVKSEYIELFNVIGYTYGGNGEHFNLPKFNDGKFIRGTGGNAASLGIAQGDAIRNITGGFGDISGVYGEFHNPTGAFTNNQPRKKYTSGGWTEDNKGMGFDASKQVPVAPENRPYNMSVIILIKVKNVFEATNIDKSPYATETKAGIVKLKNSITGNLSDTAVSEKAVSDAFSTGFLSSKQQNGYTKLLNGIMLQWGRVKDLEQDARKNLTFPISFPNACLNASATYIADSSFSQAGGVMYVANITKTGMTIEYQTVDNDASNFPKRDAFWFAIGY, from the coding sequence ATGGCTAATATCAAAGAAGAAAAAACCTGGGAAGAAGGGATTTACCAACTCGAAGTCACCGACCCCGTAGTGGGCGGAATAGACGGAATTTCGAATAAGCAAGCCAAGCAGCTGGCGAACCGTACGAGCTATCTCAAGAAGCAAGTCGAGGATAATAAGTCCGGCGCGGATCTCGCGCTTGCGACAAAGCGCGACGTAGACGATAGCTACTCAAAAACCGAGGTGGATAAAAAGTTTACCTCTGTGGGTACGACTATCGCGGAAAAGCTCGACAAAGAGGGAACCGCCGCAGATAGCGCAAAACTCGGCGGGCTAGCCGCCGATAAATATGCCCTCAAATCCGAGGCTAGCGACGGGCTGAAGATCGGCTCCTATCTGCTTTGGTCTAGCGATCGAACCACCCCGGCGGGCTTTCTTCCGTGCGACGGTAGACGGCTTGTAAAGAGCGAGTATATCGAGCTTTTCAACGTCATCGGCTATACCTATGGCGGCAACGGCGAGCACTTCAATCTGCCGAAATTCAACGACGGCAAATTCATTCGCGGCACAGGCGGCAATGCGGCGAGCCTCGGCATAGCGCAAGGAGATGCAATACGAAATATTACCGGAGGGTTTGGCGATATTTCGGGAGTATATGGAGAATTTCACAACCCTACCGGAGCCTTTACGAACAATCAGCCTCGAAAAAAATATACTTCAGGGGGCTGGACGGAAGATAATAAAGGAATGGGCTTTGACGCATCAAAACAAGTGCCCGTAGCCCCCGAAAATCGCCCCTACAATATGAGCGTGATCATACTCATTAAGGTGAAAAACGTATTTGAGGCCACAAACATAGACAAATCCCCGTATGCCACCGAAACAAAGGCCGGTATCGTAAAACTCAAAAATTCCATCACAGGGAATTTAAGCGATACGGCGGTATCGGAAAAAGCGGTATCCGATGCATTTTCTACAGGCTTTTTAAGCTCAAAACAACAAAACGGCTACACAAAGTTACTAAACGGCATAATGCTGCAGTGGGGCAGGGTAAAAGACCTTGAACAAGACGCTAGAAAAAATCTAACATTTCCAATATCATTTCCTAACGCTTGCCTAAATGCTAGCGCTACTTATATTGCGGATTCTTCTTTTAGTCAAGCAGGAGGGGTAATGTATGTAGCAAATATTACGAAAACCGGTATGACTATAGAGTACCAAACGGTAGATAACGATGCAAGTAATTTTCCAAAAAGAGATGCTTTCTGGTTTGCAATAGGATATTAA
- a CDS encoding coproporphyrinogen III oxidase family protein, giving the protein MNFISQMVHSFAKKYAAETMQKSLYNSLRIDITQENIAKIPNPDKKYMLYMHVPFCHTFCPYCSFHKYAYERGACKAYFGALRTEMQRTKDAGYDFETLYVGGGTTLIDEEELARTLELAKSLFSIKEVSCESDPNHIEPESLLRFRGLIDRLSVGVQSFDDDILRKASRYDKFGSGEILQEKLSRAVGILPILSLDLIFNFPFQTREILLRDIEAAKAVKPEQITLYPLMKSPLMRDQIARSLGVSNIDREEEFYSIICKEFSSWHRSNAWAFAREKSNMSDEYVGTNHEYVGIGSGAFSFLGGRLLVNAFNLEDYASRVQKNESTVIATCDFSRSERAKYLFLTELFNGEIDIAKFNAANDLNLRRELGRELSLLRLAGAVRIENEIIRTTEFGAYLCLVLMKEFYAGMDKVRAAFRDDAKIKRARQLIIMDESESAATGATKSEIAS; this is encoded by the coding sequence ATGAATTTTATCAGTCAAATGGTGCATAGCTTCGCCAAAAAATACGCCGCCGAAACTATGCAAAAATCCCTATACAACTCCCTTAGAATCGACATCACGCAAGAGAACATCGCTAAAATTCCAAACCCCGATAAAAAATATATGCTCTACATGCATGTGCCCTTCTGCCATACGTTTTGCCCGTACTGCTCCTTTCATAAATACGCCTACGAGCGTGGTGCGTGCAAGGCATATTTCGGCGCTCTACGCACCGAGATGCAACGCACGAAGGACGCAGGCTACGACTTTGAGACGCTTTACGTTGGCGGCGGCACGACACTCATTGACGAGGAGGAGCTAGCACGCACGCTGGAGCTTGCCAAGTCGCTTTTCAGCATCAAAGAGGTTTCGTGCGAGAGCGATCCTAACCACATCGAGCCTGAGAGCTTGCTGCGATTTCGCGGGCTAATAGATCGCCTAAGCGTGGGGGTGCAGAGCTTTGATGATGATATTTTACGCAAAGCTTCGCGTTACGATAAATTTGGCTCAGGCGAAATTTTACAAGAAAAGCTATCCCGAGCGGTCGGAATTTTGCCGATTTTAAGCCTGGATCTGATCTTTAATTTTCCGTTTCAAACGCGCGAAATTTTACTTCGCGACATCGAAGCGGCAAAGGCGGTGAAACCCGAACAGATCACGCTGTATCCGCTGATGAAATCGCCTTTGATGCGCGATCAAATAGCACGTAGCCTCGGCGTTAGCAACATAGACCGCGAAGAGGAGTTTTACTCCATCATCTGCAAGGAATTTTCTAGCTGGCACCGCAGCAACGCATGGGCTTTCGCTCGCGAGAAATCAAATATGAGCGACGAGTACGTAGGCACAAACCACGAATACGTGGGCATCGGAAGCGGCGCGTTTAGTTTCTTAGGCGGCAGGCTGCTCGTAAATGCGTTTAACCTCGAAGACTACGCAAGCAGAGTACAGAAAAACGAAAGCACCGTCATCGCCACCTGCGATTTTAGCAGATCCGAGCGCGCGAAATACCTCTTTTTGACCGAGCTTTTCAACGGCGAGATCGACATCGCTAAATTTAACGCCGCAAACGATCTAAATTTGCGCCGCGAGCTAGGCAGAGAGCTTAGTCTACTAAGGCTTGCAGGAGCCGTGCGCATCGAGAACGAGATCATCCGAACGACGGAATTCGGCGCATATCTGTGCCTTGTTTTGATGAAGGAATTTTACGCCGGCATGGACAAGGTGCGCGCGGCGTTTCGCGACGACGCCAAGATTAAGCGCGCTAGACAGCTCATCATTATGGATGAAAGCGAGTCTGCCGCAACCGGCGCGACAAAAAGCGAGATAGCGTCGTAA
- a CDS encoding phage major tail tube protein: MKRIIPQAVQECNVFINGQGYLGVTKTLKLPTMEFETIEAKGALSANYSSGILAATEVSFTIRIADRNTWLAMGLNAFSSRVPFLFTASIYQASGEPKPFSAAFTGDITKIEFADFESGAEMEVTITLQAHFVDINIDKTPMVLKDAENMILMIGGVDYMAKVRSNLGE, from the coding sequence ATGAAAAGAATTATCCCTCAAGCGGTGCAAGAATGCAACGTATTCATCAACGGTCAGGGCTACCTGGGCGTTACAAAAACGCTCAAACTTCCTACTATGGAGTTTGAGACGATAGAGGCCAAAGGTGCGCTTAGCGCAAATTATAGCAGCGGAATTTTAGCCGCTACCGAGGTAAGCTTTACGATCCGCATAGCAGATAGAAACACTTGGCTTGCTATGGGTCTGAATGCCTTTAGCTCGCGCGTGCCGTTTCTTTTCACCGCCTCGATCTATCAAGCATCAGGCGAGCCGAAGCCGTTTAGCGCAGCTTTTACGGGTGATATTACAAAAATTGAATTTGCAGACTTTGAAAGCGGCGCCGAGATGGAAGTTACTATCACGCTTCAAGCGCACTTTGTCGATATCAATATAGACAAGACGCCGATGGTACTCAAAGATGCCGAAAATATGATCCTAATGATCGGCGGGGTGGATTATATGGCGAAAGTCAGATCAAATTTAGGAGAGTAA
- a CDS encoding phage tail tape measure protein, producing the protein MDNQTTLGISIGLVLKGLSSVKSADNAIKGLARSAKNAGVSVKSISENLRGLKGVSKDIARYKQTISDEIGNLAGTLAKTASLAVPIKFAIDDEAAFADVKKYVDGTDEEMAKLKGELRNLSASFGKSFSDVASIASEGGKANLSGEELIKYVRLTTTAMSAFAMSANDVGKATNNMFVGFGIKNTQGIEELFDTINLLDNKVKNANADQILESTSLLAATARMIDLDGKTTAAFASTLLSTGKATSVVGTSLNDFFTTLASAEKQPKKFHEALKQIGLDAQTLKENLNKDSTAAMVDFLERIKAAPKDAQAGILYDLVGGNYNDEIASLVQNIDELKANIAMARSAEAKGSMEKELQVKLNTTASALDRLHQSWINLASQIGETFLPVVDSAAKLLAAFGNVLRKFNEKFPTLAKLLTGAVGGFIALGVAISGVKIGFAGLMLAFAPFRTAYHVIALVVKGMWALTAATLRTNIALVAQKAAMIAHAVASKAAAAAMAILRGASIAAAAGFRIMKLALITTGIGAIVVGLATAAVWLYENWDRVKAFFQNFWQKIKPEWESFKSWLDSWIEAFSSVFDETVAWWKDLFADFFGWIGEKIDWVLSSVKSVGEFFGFTDNSAPVMTPAYANADRNFTPAPNHPMGEALSTLSSSRAGGSNTNITFNGDFKIDAHGGNIDTEAFKRQISKDIQEAIRRNEQNAKNTDVRD; encoded by the coding sequence ATGGATAATCAAACTACGCTCGGCATAAGTATAGGGCTGGTTTTGAAAGGACTTTCTAGCGTAAAATCTGCCGATAACGCAATAAAAGGACTTGCGCGTAGTGCAAAAAATGCCGGCGTAAGCGTAAAAAGTATAAGCGAAAATTTGCGCGGGCTAAAGGGCGTAAGCAAGGATATAGCTCGCTACAAACAAACAATTTCAGACGAAATAGGAAACCTTGCGGGCACTCTTGCAAAAACCGCAAGCCTTGCCGTGCCGATTAAATTTGCCATTGACGACGAGGCGGCCTTTGCCGACGTGAAAAAATATGTAGATGGCACCGATGAGGAGATGGCAAAGCTTAAAGGCGAGCTTAGAAATCTGAGCGCAAGTTTCGGCAAAAGTTTTAGCGATGTAGCCTCTATCGCCTCAGAGGGCGGCAAAGCGAATTTAAGCGGCGAGGAGCTCATAAAATACGTCAGACTTACCACTACGGCGATGAGCGCCTTTGCTATGAGTGCAAACGATGTCGGCAAAGCCACAAACAATATGTTTGTAGGCTTTGGTATCAAAAACACGCAAGGTATCGAGGAGCTTTTCGATACTATCAATCTACTCGATAATAAGGTAAAAAACGCTAACGCCGATCAAATTTTAGAGTCTACTTCTCTACTTGCCGCTACGGCAAGGATGATAGATTTAGACGGCAAGACTACGGCGGCATTTGCCTCTACTCTGCTTAGCACGGGCAAGGCTACGAGCGTAGTAGGTACTTCGCTAAACGATTTTTTTACGACGCTTGCAAGCGCGGAAAAACAACCGAAGAAATTCCACGAAGCCCTGAAACAGATCGGGCTGGATGCCCAAACACTTAAAGAAAATTTGAACAAAGACTCTACCGCCGCGATGGTGGATTTCTTAGAGCGGATCAAGGCTGCGCCTAAAGATGCGCAAGCTGGAATTCTCTATGATCTCGTAGGCGGCAACTATAACGATGAGATAGCATCTTTGGTGCAGAACATAGACGAACTTAAAGCGAATATCGCTATGGCGCGCTCAGCCGAAGCCAAGGGCTCTATGGAAAAAGAGTTGCAGGTTAAGCTAAATACTACCGCCTCAGCATTAGATAGATTGCATCAAAGTTGGATCAATTTAGCTTCACAAATCGGCGAGACCTTTTTACCGGTCGTAGATAGCGCAGCGAAACTACTAGCGGCTTTCGGAAACGTATTGCGAAAATTTAATGAAAAATTTCCTACGCTCGCCAAACTTCTGACCGGTGCAGTAGGTGGCTTCATAGCTCTTGGAGTAGCGATCAGCGGCGTTAAAATAGGCTTTGCAGGCCTTATGCTTGCTTTTGCGCCGTTTAGAACGGCTTATCATGTCATTGCCCTGGTCGTCAAAGGAATGTGGGCGCTTACCGCCGCTACGCTTCGCACGAACATCGCACTTGTAGCGCAAAAAGCCGCTATGATCGCTCATGCCGTGGCAAGCAAGGCCGCAGCAGCAGCTATGGCTATACTGCGAGGCGCAAGCATCGCTGCAGCCGCAGGCTTTCGCATAATGAAGCTAGCCCTAATCACTACCGGCATCGGCGCCATAGTCGTAGGACTTGCTACGGCGGCGGTGTGGCTGTATGAGAATTGGGATAGGGTCAAAGCCTTCTTTCAAAATTTTTGGCAAAAAATCAAGCCTGAATGGGAGAGCTTTAAGAGCTGGCTAGATAGCTGGATAGAGGCATTTAGTAGCGTATTTGATGAGACGGTGGCGTGGTGGAAGGATCTATTTGCGGACTTTTTCGGCTGGATAGGCGAAAAGATCGATTGGGTACTTAGCAGCGTAAAAAGCGTAGGGGAATTCTTCGGCTTTACAGATAATAGTGCGCCGGTTATGACGCCCGCATATGCTAATGCCGATCGAAATTTTACGCCTGCACCGAATCACCCTATGGGCGAAGCGCTCAGTACTCTTAGCTCAAGCCGCGCCGGGGGCAGCAATACAAATATAACCTTTAACGGAGATTTTAAAATTGACGCACACGGTGGTAATATCGATACCGAAGCTTTTAAGCGGCAAATTTCAAAGGATATACAAGAGGCTATCAGACGAAATGAGCAAAATGCTAAAAATACCGATGTGAGGGATTAA
- a CDS encoding phage tail protein yields the protein MVRKPIFKLEANGKDITQTIKQNLISLGFDDKEGFKSDEISFKVRGIYAKPTFGDKLELYLGWAGEGEGGADNMWLCGKFAVQTCERDYKEQSTEVRATAVDFAGEIKTKKRRSWENTTLFAIAGKIADENALRLKTSGEDMAIRSRLQDGVGDLEFLYSLSKELGYLAATKNDTLILAPKSGDDEADEAKTESGLPQIELNLIDLASLNIIEANRNAYGSVTCEWQDVESGKRKQIKVGKGKQTYKMQIPEPKSDAEAYKLAQSKLNELKKGGINGRCTCMGANIVAGAQVKFKGAAGLEDIKFSVKSVSHTLEPSAYNIEIEFEG from the coding sequence ATGGTGAGAAAACCGATCTTTAAACTTGAAGCAAACGGCAAAGATATCACGCAAACCATAAAACAAAATTTGATTAGCCTAGGCTTTGACGATAAAGAGGGCTTTAAAAGCGATGAAATAAGCTTTAAAGTGCGCGGCATCTATGCAAAACCGACGTTCGGCGACAAGCTTGAGCTATATTTGGGTTGGGCGGGCGAAGGTGAAGGAGGCGCTGATAATATGTGGCTGTGCGGTAAATTCGCCGTGCAGACCTGCGAGCGAGATTACAAAGAGCAAAGCACCGAGGTGCGTGCGACCGCCGTAGATTTTGCCGGCGAGATCAAAACCAAAAAGCGCCGCAGCTGGGAAAATACCACGCTTTTTGCCATTGCCGGCAAGATCGCGGACGAAAACGCCCTGCGCCTCAAAACAAGCGGAGAGGATATGGCGATCAGATCGCGCCTACAAGATGGAGTGGGCGATTTAGAGTTTTTGTACTCACTCAGTAAAGAACTAGGGTATCTAGCCGCCACCAAAAACGATACTCTGATCCTGGCGCCAAAAAGCGGTGATGATGAAGCAGACGAAGCAAAGACAGAGAGCGGATTGCCACAAATAGAATTAAATTTGATAGATCTCGCTTCTTTGAATATCATAGAAGCAAATCGCAATGCATACGGATCGGTTACTTGCGAATGGCAGGACGTAGAAAGCGGGAAACGTAAGCAGATCAAAGTGGGTAAAGGCAAACAGACCTATAAGATGCAAATCCCAGAGCCAAAAAGCGATGCTGAAGCATATAAACTGGCACAAAGCAAGCTAAATGAGCTCAAAAAAGGCGGTATAAACGGGCGATGCACGTGTATGGGCGCCAATATCGTCGCGGGAGCGCAGGTTAAATTCAAAGGTGCTGCAGGGCTTGAGGATATCAAATTTAGCGTGAAATCGGTTTCGCATACGCTAGAGCCGTCAGCCTACAATATAGAGATAGAATTTGAAGGATAA
- a CDS encoding phage tail protein: MVLNLGGFKFEWKQTSEISVETEFGINSTERINNHSALLNANLGTQSITLNGQTLPFACDGQSALKSLYALAELRKSLPLVTGLGKYLGRFAIEKISENRSVFAPNGAFFTQTFNLTLRRDYDADEI; the protein is encoded by the coding sequence ATGGTCTTAAATTTGGGCGGCTTTAAATTTGAGTGGAAACAGACGAGCGAAATATCAGTAGAAACGGAATTCGGCATAAACTCTACCGAGAGGATAAACAACCATTCCGCGCTGCTGAATGCAAATCTGGGTACGCAGAGCATTACCCTTAACGGACAAACTCTGCCATTTGCCTGCGACGGACAAAGTGCGCTTAAGTCGCTTTACGCTTTGGCGGAGCTGCGAAAATCCTTACCGCTCGTGACGGGGCTGGGCAAATATCTAGGCAGATTTGCGATAGAGAAGATCAGCGAAAACAGATCGGTATTTGCCCCAAATGGAGCGTTTTTCACGCAAACATTCAATCTTACGCTTAGAAGAGATTACGATGCAGATGAAATCTAA
- a CDS encoding phage tail sheath subtilisin-like domain-containing protein, translated as MAAKFGVNITVSAEAARPISVESTTPIGIAGYEEVLGNGLHFYMTTDKAITAIEEIYAAKKKASEEFKKGSIYRALKAISDQSVQTQIILSVFTRTDNNDDSDDITACKAAIEAFKNAKSATGYRPNLLIAPECSGEDAIKAALEAMATRLKATGIVDLKASAANEAIAKMKDFGTARLIAAYPYVKIWDDETNGYVMSPQSARIAGMIAYVDGLSEFGYSDSYSNRVMGGIVGTAIDVDFEPGETCTADELRAAHISTIIREQGFRAWGGETSDVDSIWQDLARGRIFDRISQACQKGVFFAIDRKADQLYHAKRSVDELLRALVGARVLLGYELSWSAKNTLANITAGKFYLDVRMQNNPIVKQLTLDFIYVDSYGKVLMDSLSR; from the coding sequence ATGGCTGCAAAATTTGGAGTAAACATAACCGTTTCGGCAGAGGCGGCGCGACCGATAAGTGTAGAGAGTACTACGCCCATCGGGATCGCAGGATATGAAGAGGTGCTGGGAAACGGCCTACATTTTTACATGACGACAGACAAGGCGATCACTGCGATCGAAGAGATCTACGCCGCCAAAAAGAAAGCAAGCGAGGAGTTTAAAAAAGGTTCGATCTATCGCGCACTGAAAGCCATCAGCGATCAAAGCGTGCAAACGCAAATTATCTTATCGGTATTTACCCGTACCGATAATAATGACGATAGCGACGATATCACGGCTTGCAAGGCCGCGATAGAAGCTTTCAAGAATGCAAAGTCTGCCACCGGCTATCGTCCAAATTTGCTAATCGCTCCCGAATGTAGCGGCGAGGACGCAATCAAAGCAGCACTCGAAGCTATGGCCACAAGGCTCAAAGCCACCGGTATCGTCGATCTCAAGGCAAGCGCCGCAAATGAGGCTATCGCAAAAATGAAAGATTTTGGCACGGCACGGCTGATTGCGGCATATCCCTATGTCAAAATTTGGGATGATGAAACAAATGGCTACGTTATGAGCCCGCAAAGCGCTCGTATCGCCGGAATGATCGCCTATGTAGACGGTCTTAGCGAATTCGGATATTCCGATAGCTATTCCAACAGGGTGATGGGCGGTATCGTCGGCACGGCGATAGACGTGGATTTCGAACCGGGAGAGACCTGCACGGCAGATGAGCTTAGAGCGGCGCATATCAGCACGATCATTCGCGAGCAAGGCTTCAGGGCTTGGGGCGGAGAGACTAGTGACGTCGATAGCATTTGGCAGGATCTTGCCAGGGGAAGGATTTTTGATCGTATCTCGCAGGCTTGCCAAAAAGGAGTATTTTTCGCGATAGATCGCAAAGCCGATCAACTCTATCACGCAAAAAGAAGCGTAGATGAGCTACTACGGGCTCTCGTAGGAGCTAGAGTACTGCTAGGATATGAACTTAGCTGGAGCGCGAAAAATACCCTTGCAAACATTACGGCAGGGAAATTTTACCTTGACGTCAGAATGCAGAACAATCCGATAGTTAAGCAATTGACATTAGATTTTATCTATGTCGATTCTTATGGCAAAGTATTAATGGATTCGCTCAGTAGGTAG
- a CDS encoding phage tail protein codes for MSILPSGKPKFDKKLDDLFGFSLARLDIGVINILADSCPASLLAILADSLDVNIDGLNETGARLLIKEAFKIHYYSGTFYAVKKAVNAIDSGAIIVEGNLGQKYDGSIKHDRSRFYGSNSHWAEYSIISSVPLSKNKAAAIATAAKAAAPARCVLALIEHSTNQIKHDGQIRYNDQFNYGAYNG; via the coding sequence ATGAGTATCCTACCGAGCGGAAAGCCAAAATTTGACAAGAAGCTTGACGATCTTTTTGGCTTCAGCCTTGCAAGGCTTGATATAGGCGTGATAAATATCCTGGCGGATAGCTGCCCCGCTTCGCTTCTTGCGATTTTGGCAGATAGCCTGGATGTGAACATAGACGGGCTTAATGAAACCGGTGCGCGGCTACTCATCAAAGAGGCTTTTAAAATTCATTATTACTCGGGCACCTTCTATGCGGTCAAAAAGGCGGTGAATGCGATCGATAGCGGAGCGATCATAGTAGAGGGAAATTTAGGACAGAAATATGACGGCTCTATAAAACATGATAGAAGCAGATTTTACGGCTCAAACTCACATTGGGCCGAATATAGCATCATTAGCAGCGTTCCGCTCTCAAAGAACAAAGCGGCGGCTATAGCGACCGCGGCAAAAGCGGCGGCGCCCGCAAGGTGCGTGCTAGCTCTGATCGAGCATTCAACAAATCAGATCAAGCACGACGGGCAAATCAGGTACAATGACCAATTTAATTACGGAGCATACAATGGCTAA
- a CDS encoding DUF5675 family protein, whose amino-acid sequence MVLEIVRFKEIDDMTLGRFILRDGEKEVLKGYTCEPAGPDTTQSGMDRRIPQGRYQIAWHDSPKFRVRLPLLWNEMVPKSRRILIHAGNTGRNTEGCVLLGTSLGARGVKDSRAALSALLAAVKEQEFAVQIINQIGE is encoded by the coding sequence ATGGTCTTAGAAATCGTTAGATTTAAAGAGATTGACGATATGACGCTAGGGCGTTTTATCTTACGCGATGGCGAAAAGGAAGTGCTAAAAGGATATACCTGCGAGCCTGCGGGCCCCGATACCACGCAGAGCGGTATGGATAGACGCATACCGCAAGGAAGGTATCAGATAGCCTGGCACGATAGTCCGAAATTTAGAGTTCGTCTGCCGCTGCTTTGGAATGAGATGGTGCCAAAAAGTCGCCGCATTCTGATCCATGCGGGCAACACCGGGCGTAATACCGAGGGTTGCGTGCTATTAGGCACCTCTTTGGGCGCGCGCGGAGTGAAAGACTCCCGTGCGGCTTTAAGCGCGCTGCTTGCCGCCGTCAAAGAGCAAGAATTCGCAGTGCAGATAATAAATCAGATAGGAGAATAA
- a CDS encoding AzlD domain-containing protein, producing the protein MEILPYIFLASLATILTRFLPLLLFKKKTASPNLAYLQKNSGLLIMVVLTIYALKTMLPSFSGERTFSADVLQTAALILCLIMAFVVHAKFRNSLVTIALPTLIYMAVLRFLLNY; encoded by the coding sequence GTGGAAATTTTACCCTATATCTTTCTAGCCTCGCTCGCTACGATTTTGACGCGATTTTTGCCGCTGCTTCTTTTTAAGAAAAAGACCGCGAGTCCAAATCTGGCGTATCTGCAGAAAAACTCCGGACTTTTGATAATGGTCGTTTTGACGATCTATGCGCTTAAGACGATGCTGCCTAGCTTTTCGGGCGAGCGGACTTTTAGCGCAGACGTGCTGCAAACGGCAGCGCTGATACTTTGCCTGATTATGGCGTTTGTCGTGCATGCTAAATTCCGCAATTCGCTCGTTACGATAGCGCTTCCTACGCTAATATATATGGCGGTGCTACGCTTTTTATTGAATTATTGA
- a CDS encoding phage tail assembly protein has protein sequence MRNIKVNLPICGEEVEVFAPSVKAFKAVSNEKTEIEQSIKLCAACANKTPSWIEELDIADFNTLQKAVQGFLDV, from the coding sequence ATGAGAAATATCAAAGTGAATTTGCCGATTTGCGGCGAAGAGGTAGAGGTTTTTGCGCCGAGCGTCAAGGCGTTTAAGGCGGTTTCAAATGAAAAAACCGAGATCGAGCAAAGCATAAAACTCTGCGCTGCTTGCGCAAATAAGACGCCTTCGTGGATCGAAGAACTGGATATTGCGGATTTTAATACCCTGCAAAAGGCAGTACAGGGTTTTTTGGACGTTTAG